AttcatgatttcatttcattttcacaacaacccatcttacagatgagaagactgaccAAGAGGGGAAAGGATTTGTCCAAATCAATGAATACCAACTTACTTTAGTTGTGacttctacttttttcttttcaaatgtcacttttttttattgttttggttttttgtttttgtttttgtttttttttgctggggggtgtaattaggtttgtttacttatttttcactttttaaaatggcagtactggggattgaacccaggacctatgtgcatgctaagcacatgctctaccactgagctataccctcccctgccgcCAACTCACTTTTACTGAGTACTTGccacgtgccaggccctgtgtctAGCACAGCGTCATCATAGTTAGTCCTCACGACAACACCTGAGTTATTTGTTCCTATTACAGACAAGGAGGCCAAGCGGGAGAACGCATCCAGCATCACACAGCTGTGGGTGATGGAACTGCGATTTACCCAGGAGTAGCTGGTCCTCTGAGCCTGAGCTCCTAACCCTATTCTCTGCTGGAAAACTAGGGCCAGAGCTAGGCCTGGGGGTAAAAATAAGCCTCCTGACTTCCAGACTGGagctattctgtttctttttttaaatatccaattgtagtaaaaaaaattatataaacagaaaatttaccACCTTAGCTGTTTTGacatgtacaattcagtagtgtgacttacattcacattgttgtacaatcTCCAGAagttttttcatcttgcaaaactggagCTCTACGGCCATAAAACAACTCGCCATTCCCCCCctaggccctggcaaccaccgtgctactttctgtctctgtgaattcaACTGTTTCTAGGTTGGAGCTGTCCTGTTTCTTAAAAGCCCATCTCTGTTTTGCTGTTGAGCCATCTGTTCACATTGTCAATGAAATGAGTTTGGACAGCCAGGGCTACAGGAGTTCAGGGGAGGCCAAGCTCTTCAGGAGTTGgaagggaaggctgcctggaggaagaggaggaggaagcctgcACCCCCTTCTCTGGGAGGCGGAGAGGTGGTGGTGTTGGTGACTCAGGGATGCTTGACCCCAGTGGCCTGCCCTTTGGTTCACAATTGCCACCTCAGCAACACCAACCTTTGTCCCCAGGGGTGGAGGCaccaggccatctcagaaggccagtgGCTTGCCAAGGGGCTAGAGCAGTCCTGCGCCTGCAGCCTCCAGAGCCATGGGGACAGGGCTACGCAGCCAGTCCTTGCGAGGACCACGGCCCTCCTATGGCAAgctccaggagccctgggggaggCCCCTGGAAGGCCGACTGCGCCGGGCGCTGAGCCTCAGACAGGGGCATGAGAAGTCCATGTCCTCAAATAGAGGCCCAGAAAGTCTGGATGCCCCCCATCAGGAGCGTctgcctggggacctgggggacAAAGAGCAGCTGATCCAAGCTCAGCAAGAAGGCAGCCGGCGGTGGCTGAG
This Camelus ferus isolate YT-003-E chromosome 10, BCGSAC_Cfer_1.0, whole genome shotgun sequence DNA region includes the following protein-coding sequences:
- the C10H11orf86 gene encoding uncharacterized protein C11orf86 homolog isoform X2, with translation MGTGLRSQSLRGPRPSYGKLQEPWGRPLEGRLRRALSLRQGHEKSMSSNRGPESLDAPHQERLPGDLGDKEQLIQAQQEGSRRWLRQYQQIRRRWENFVTRFPSVTLSRPASPEALLGTNSQGC
- the C10H11orf86 gene encoding uncharacterized protein C11orf86 homolog isoform X1, with translation MGTGLRSQSLRGPRPSYGKLQEPWGRPLEGRLRRALSLRQGHEKSMSSNRGPESLDAPHQERLPGDLGDKEQLIQAQQEGSRRWLRQYQQKIRRRWENFVTRFPSVTLSRPASPEALLGTNSQGC